The nucleotide window CTTTGTCTCCAATGCCAAATCTTGTAATGAGACGAAATGCCTCAGTATATGCTGAAGCAGCAGCACTACCACCACAGCCTTCCAAAGCATTCTGAAGCATGAGCAAAGCCTCTTGTCTCACAAACTCCTAAAATTCAGGATAAACATGTTGAAGACACAGGCATAAATGAGTAATAAAATTAATACCAACAATTTTTCAACTACCAAATTCTTGATAGCACCGTAGCGGAAAATGATTAACAAATTGTTGATATCAGGGTTTTTGGTTTTTGCATAGTTTTGTTAAGGGCGCAATGCACATTCAAAGGCACTAGACCCCTTATATTGCTAAAGGTTCTAAAGAAAGAACCACACACTTGAATGAAATAAGGTGCAATACGTGCATGcatgtgtatatacatatatatataagcctAAGATATATAATGCTGTTAATAAAACCCAAAGAGTGATCCACTTTTATCTTACAAAACAGGTCagaatttattttttctttttttttttttggccaaTATGCTGATTAAAAACTCAAATATGAGAAATTAAGAGTTTGATATTATCCCTTCATTTTACAGCTAAAAGTACAGTTACTggaaaaaattaaacaaaaataaaacaaatgcaaTATGACTTCAATCAAAAGGCTTTTTTGCACTTAATCGACTTAAGAAAGCATGCTTAGGTGCACCAGGTGTACACATGATCGACCAAAAGTGTCTGAAGCACTTTTTTTGTCTTATACTGCACCTAGGCATGCACCTTGACATCACTGCTTTTCTCTTTCAATAATTTCTCTGATATTTTCACATAAATTTTATGGCTTACAGTTGataaattgtataaaaaaaatGCATATCAAAAGAATATACCTCATGATATTTCATCAGTTTTGTAGCAATAATAGTTGTTTCAAGCAAACCCGAAGTTATTCTTCTTCCAAAATGCTGATATAACTTGCCCAAACACTGTGCAGCACCTACAAATTCAAATCAAATGCTCATAACACAAGAAACAATCTATAATTCAAAAAATATCTATAGAGGAAAAAACAAATCCTCTTGAGATCATGAGAAGCAGTCTTTCAGTAAGAAAATTTTATGGCCTTCCCACCGCAAAAAGAAAAAAGGGACCAAATTTATTGATTATGAGCATTAACTTATAATGAAAGGGATTAGGAAAAAATAGCAAGAAATCAATAAAATTAGGGCTGAATAAACACGTAAGAAAGAAGATGGAGCTCTAGAAAATGTAGGTTTATAGAAAACCTCTAGTTTCTCTGTAGTAATTCAAagaaataataagaataataaaattGCTGGCAGTAAAGCTTGCTTAGACTGGGATGAAAATAACAATGACGTACTTATTCCTTCATTGAATTTTAACAGCAAAGGCTGCTAACTTATTAAATCAGGATGAAAATAACAATGACATACTTATTCCTTAATTGAATATTAAGATTTTTTCAATTTCTAAGGTATTGCTAATACTAGCTTATTTGTTTTTGTTGAAAAGTATCCTTGTACCAAGGCAATATTGTAGTTACGAGGACATTCTGCCACTTCTAGTTAAAAAGAATGATCTAAGCACAATACAGTTTCTTGCAGCTTCACTAACCAGCAATTCTCTGCGGCTCACTCCGCTTCCCATCAGAAAGAAATCCTTGGAGACTACTGGCCCTTGAGTATATTGAAATGCTATCTCCTTTAGATATTATCCTTGCCATTGCAACCGATGCCAAGTGACGCACAGGACGTTTAGCACCAAGAATAAGCAAGGAATATAAGGCATCCTCACATTTTCTTTGCCACAACAAGATAGATTCctgaaatttaatattttcaagtCAAGAAAATAAAACTCCACTCCAAAagaataaattttcaaagtcactaAAATCTAAGAACAAAAAACACTGGAACCCAAATGTCAGACCCCTTCTACTACATTTACATTGAACTTGGAACTAATAAGTACTTCAGTGAAGCAAGTGATTTATCTATATTAATCTGTataatcacaattcattttcataaTAAAGCTAACTATTGAATGATAAACGTGACACCTCGCCAATATTTCAAACCAGAACTAAATCGCTTCTTACCAAATTAAAATGCGGAAGTTTATAAGAAATTGCGAGTCAAATCTTCACAGACATGAACTTCACTAAATATCACACATAAACAAACAGAATAAATAACTAAAAGGGAACACGATCTGACAGAATTCTACAATTAGTTTGTGTACTGAAATAGTAAAAGGTAGGATCTGGGAAAAAGGACCTTAGGCTCGTCGTCGAGGGCAGTGAGGAGATCGGAGAGAAGATCAAAGCAAAGGAGAGGGTCGGGAGATTTCTGCGATGCGGATGCAACGATGGACTCAAGCTGAGCTACCAAGACGCCGAAGCGTGAGAGAGGAACGTTCTCTCTCACGTAATTCATCCTAGtcatttctctcttctttttttcggCAAGGAAGCCAGTGAATCTAATGAAAACTAATATCTACTCCAGTGGCTCCCTAAATGGAAACGAAGGTTCGGCTTTCGTTAATAATTTCAAGATTGTTTGTTTTGATTATTAAacgttaaaaaattataatttggtgactaatattttcaaaataatctgatttaatcactaaattttaaaaattataatttaatcattaatatttttaaaataatttttaaaatggtttgTTAAAGTCACTCACCGCTAAGTGAGTAATggtgaaaaatatataaattcataaaaaatatatattagagCTTGAGATGTAGTAACCCTAGCTTTCAGTGTAAGGTTAATGCCAAATCAATTTGCTTACTTTCCAATTTCTTCTTACCTTGATTTGCATCTCAAAATTTTAATTCAGACCGAAACCCAGTCACACTTGTTACCCGGTCCATTGTATTATATTTAATTCAGACCGAAACTCAATCACACTTGTTACCCGGTCCATTGTATTATATACATTTGAATAAGTCTCCTAATTTTACTAGAGTAATATTTCATTATTTCTAGTTGGGTTGTTGCTGGAAATTTGTAAATAGTTTTGGATTTAATTTGTTatcttttgaatattttattttgtaagcGCGACTATATATATTCGTGACGATAAAGCATACGAATAAACCAAACAATTCTTCCATCAAATACTTCaacaattaaatttcttttctaaCACGTTGCTGGTGCCTTTGTCGACTGTTTTACACCTTCCGAGCTGGATCGCTACAAGTTTTGGGGGCTTTCGGTGAGATTAGAGCACCTTTCGAAATAAATAACAACACTCGAAAGAAACTTCTCCTTAACACTGATCCAAGCAAAATGAAATAGAATAGTCGAGTGAATGAAATAAAACGCCTAAAAGTGGAAATTTAAAAGAGTGAAGGACTGGTATTGGGAAAAGATGGGCATGGAGTTTAAAAAGGCAAAGACAGAGCCCCTAATACCTGACAGAATATGAGactttgttttttattttcattttaacgaTTTCCGTTAtgcatttataattttaaattcttttatctattttatgtatttattatatatttataagtttatatattttcagaattttcttatttatttaaaaataattttaaaatattttatcattttatataaaattagagtcaattgataaaaaatataaaagttaaaagattaaatttattattatacctataAAAAAATGATATGAccaaataaaacaattttaaaattttaatgattgaaTTGTATATTTTAAAGTTTAGTGACTGATAAAGTGAGAATATTCATGAAATAGGGAACAAAGATGAGATGATAATGAATCACATGAAAAGGAGGCAAAATTAGCCatatatgaaaaaaatatattttgtcAAACAGGTAGGTTTTCACACTTTTTCAAAATacgatttatttctttaaattttcaaaaaaatcaatttagcCTGAAAATGCGGTATACGTTTTTTAAGAGAGGCCGCATCCCTTCATGATCCTCTATATTTTCATGGTGACAATACTCAATATACATACATAAAGGGAATCTACCGTATTGCACCTTTCGTTTAAAGAACAAACACCAAAGATAAGAAGTGCAATCCGTGCAAGAAACACATTTCGAAGAATAATTACAAAAGAACAATTGTCGACATAACTCCCTATTATGAACGTCATTGAAGAGATATttgaagattcaaaatttggaacATTAGGACCCTTCCATGTTTAAACCTATAAATTAAATCGTAACTTTGACTAAAATTTAGTCCATCACTTCAATAATAgctttcatttttttataatttctttcaaaatttcactcattaTTTTAGTTATTTCTGAATTACATTATCCATTTATTATCAAATTATCACACAATATTAAAGTAGACCCATAACAAAGTGTGTACAATTTAGTTTTTATGAAAACAAAATCTACTTAATTtctataaaaataaatgaatgagAAATCTTCAGTATAGTACGATTGGTTGGTAACATTCCGAATTTCTGTTCCATTGGATTTGGATGGACAACAATGGACTTTGAGGAGTTATATACAATGCATGgaatgaaataaaaaagaaaacaacACAGAAAAGAAGACTTGCATAAGTTAATCTACTCTACTCTAAAAAACAACATTTGGTTTAGATATCCCAAAATCTCAAACTGCAGTTCCAGATAGATCCATGATTTAATCAATGCACAAAGTATTTGCAACTATCGGAGATAGGAccatcatatatataaatatgcatATAGATATTTGCCCTATAACACTGCAAAAGATGGAAGTTCCAAGGCAAGCATATGGATTAAAACGAATAAGTTGTACGTTGAATACTTGTATGCAAGACTCTGTGGCCAGCGCAGGAAATGGGAATGATCTTAGACTCTTGCAGATCCTCTGTGATTTTCCTGAAGCATGTATTCTTTCTTCATTTCTTCCAAGACAGCATCATTGGTGCtgccaaaaaaaaagagaaactgAGTTCTTTCAAATTACAGTAAATCAAAGCCTTTCCCATTATTTGCATCATGTGTCTGTTAATCTTCAAATTAACCACCAGACGTCAtggatattataaaaatatataattgtaTGCAGTTTCCTTGATTCAAATTTCTCAACAAGTTCTTGAAgtaagaaagaaaagggaaactGGAAAAACACAAAGTAACCATCATTCTAAATTAACTGCATGACTTTCCAGAATCCATACAACGATGGCAAATGTGAAACCTAACTGCTTTCAACTATACTGATTTGAGGAAGCAGACTATTCTTTTCATTTCTCATTTCACCCCCAAGCAGCATCTTAGACTTAGGGGCCATATATTGACAATGACTACAAAGTTACACAAGACACTTAAGACATAGTAGGCAAAGAGTAACAATTGGCATGGATACTCAATGCCCAGGGCCCAAGCATCAGTAGTCAAACAGCCTTTAGGGCAGAAACCCACAGACCAAAAAAGTTTAAACTCAGGTGGCTGGTCTGGTGGGACTTAATCTCTTATATGGGCATTATCGTTCACGCTTATATCTAATGTGATCTGGGGTATCAGAATAAACCATCCAATTAGATTATTACAATTGCCCACTAGAATAGTATGGGGTCCTTTCATTATTTATAATTACCTTGAAgttctattcatataaatttataaattaaggaAAGTATAAGCAATCTAGACCTGTAAATAACTTAAACAATAAAATGTCCATAAACCAATTTGTTTCTATAGGGCAAGATATTTGTGCATTATAAAGTTTAAATTCTAAATCTCGCTGTCCTTGAAAGTCAAATTTAAGCTATGGTTTCAAACCTTCAAAGTCAATATCTGCTACTTGTTGTGCAGAAGATCGATGAACATATTTTTCATTATAGGTGGCTAACTTATTTCCAGGTTCCATCTCTAACCCATTTTTATGCAGTTTTTCTTTCTGAAAATAAAGCTCCCAATATTATAAGAATATAATGAAATCCATGCTACAATAATGGGTCAATGTATTACTGTAACCTAACTATTGCCCAAGCTAGGTTGCCAAAGATATATTGCTATAAATGTGTCAAATGCAAAGTAGGCAAAGGCTAACTACAAAAAGTTCTTAGGTTTTATGACTTTAAATAAGTGTAATTCGGTCGTAATAAGGAATGTATGGAAAAATATTAAGAAAGTTATCTCGAGAAGTCCTATATGAAATATGCAGATTTTAAGGAATGAAGTAAACAGGatacaatttttttctaaaatgggAATAAGCCATTTTATTTGTAGTTGAATGCCTAACTCTAACATTATTCATAATTATACCATCGTATAAGAGATTAAAGCCATTCTATTCTTTTCACTTCGTTAATAGCTTGATTAATGAATCAAGATGCAAAATCTCTTGAGATCACACAAATATGAACAGTCTAACTTAAGCCAAACTTGAACTTTACACTTCAAACTACCTATATGTTGTTATATACTAATATCGGATATCAACAAGCCTATCATATTCATCAGCAATAATATCCTAGTAGTTAAAATAACCAACTGATAAACATTTATGTCACCAGGCTTATCAAATGGAAGCAAGTGCATAACCTTaaattttaaggcaagtttcactTCTCATCAGTAAGGCTTTCACTTGGCACAACTTAATAACGCTTTCCTTGGGGAAAGGAGTTAACAACAATCAACCAACTCAGTCGGTAGAGAggatatatatatttcaaatatatatatgcatacaagGATTTTAAAATTATTGCATCCTAAAATACTACATTTCAGAATCTATTGTTTTCATAACCCTAAACTACATTTTAAGCCACATTCCTAAACGATGGTTAACATAGACGTGCAATCAACGGCCACATTTCTCAATCAAACATGCACGTCAAAGACACATTGCTAAACCAAACTTGCTCAAGGGACAAAACGCAGtacgaagaaaaagaaaaggacgtTGTTAACTCTAGAGACAAggatgaaaaatgaagaaaataactTCATAGATATATTATGCAAAGGTTTCCTCTATGTAAAATTTATGCGTGTGTATAAAGTATAAACTTGGGGGAAGAGAGAGAAAACAAACTTACAATTGATGAAGACAATCATTCAATTCTTTAGCTTGTTTACGACATTGCCATACGATAGAAAGAGTCTTCCCAGCGGCACACTGCGCATATTTCGAAGTGTACTCATCGCATT belongs to Gossypium arboreum isolate Shixiya-1 chromosome 7, ASM2569848v2, whole genome shotgun sequence and includes:
- the LOC108458397 gene encoding uncharacterized protein LOC108458397, giving the protein MGYMQEARENHVKKKVEEALRSKMKQKALKECDEYTSKYAQCAAGKTLSIVWQCRKQAKELNDCLHQFTNDAVLEEMKKEYMLQENHRGSARV